One genomic region from Gossypium hirsutum isolate 1008001.06 chromosome D13, Gossypium_hirsutum_v2.1, whole genome shotgun sequence encodes:
- the LOC107935532 gene encoding cytochrome P450 98A2, producing MSLPLILTVSIIAFFLTYKLYQWLRFKLPPGPRPWPVVGNLYDIKPIRFRCFAEWAQVYGPIISVWFGSTLNVIVSNSELAREVLKEHDQQLADRHRSRSAAKFSRDGQDLIWADYGPHYVKVRKVCTLELFSPKRLEALRPIREDEVSAMVESIFLYCTNPESLGKTLQVRIYLGAVAFNNITRLAFGKRFVNSDGIMDEQGHEFKAIVSNGLKLGASLAMAEHIPWLRWMFPLEEEAFAKHGARRDRLTRAIMEEHTLARQKSGRAKQHFVDALLTLQDKYDLSEDTIIGLLWDMITAGMDTTAISVEWAMAELIRNPRVQKKAQEELDRVIGFERVMSETDFSNLPYLQSVAKEALRLHPPTPLMLPHRANANVKIGGYDIPKGSNVHVNVWAVARDPAVWKDPEEFRPERFLEEDVDMKGHDFRLLPFGAGRRVCPGAQLGINLVTSMLGHLLHHFCWTTAEGVKAEEIDLLENPGLVAHMRTPLQAIATPRLPSHLYKRVAADM from the exons atgagTCTTCCTCTAATACTCACCGTCTCCATCATCGCCTTCTTCTTAACGTACAAGCTTTACCAATGGCTAAGGTTCAAGCTCCCACCAGGTCCACGCCCATGGCCGGTGGTCGGCAACCTTTACGACATAAAGCCTATTAGGTTCCGGTGTTTTGCGGAATGGGCGCAGGTGTACGGCCCCATTATATCTGTTTGGTTTGGTTCCACTCTCAACGTGATCGTGTCGAATTCGGAACTGGCTAGGGAAGTTTTGAAAGAGCATGATCAACAGTTAGCTGATAGGCATCGGAGTAGATCGGCAGCCAAGTTTAGCAGAGATGGACAGGACCTTATATGGGCCGATTATGGACCTCATTATGTTAAGGTAAGGAAAGTATGCACGCTGGAGCTTTTCTCTCCGAAGAGGCTTGAGGCTTTGAGACCTATAAGAGAAGATGAGGTTTCCGCCATGGTTGAATCCATCTTTCTCTACTGCACCAATCCTG AAAGCCTGGGTAAAACTTTGCAAGTAAGGATATACTTAGGAGCAGTGGCATTCAACAACATAACAAGGCTAGCATTTGGGAAGCGTTTTGTGAACTCCGATGGCATAATGGATGAGCAAGGCCATGAATTCAAGGCCATTGTGTCTAACGGGCTTAAGCTAGGTGCATCACTCGCCATGGCTGAACACATTCCATGGCTTCGTTGGATGTTTCCATTGGAGGAGGAGGCTTTCGCCAAGCATGGGGCAAGGAGGGATCGTCTCACCCGAGCTATCATGGAGGAGCACACCCTAGCCCGCCAAAAGAGCGGCAGAGCCAAGCAGCATTTTGTTGATGCCTTGCTTACGTTGCAAGACAAGTATGACCTTAGCGAGGACACTATTATTGGACTTCTTTGG GACATGATTACTGCAGGCATGGACACAACAGCAATCTCAGTCGAGTGGGCAATGGCTGAGCTTATTAGGAATCCAAGAGTGCAGAAAAAGGCACAAGAGGAGCTAGATCGTGTGATAGGATTCGAAAGGGTGATGTCTGAAACTGATTTCTCTAATCTGCCTTACCTTCAAAGCGTAGCCAAGGAAGCACTAAGACTGCACCCCCCAACTCCTCTAATGTTACCCCATCGTGCCAATGCAAATGTGAAAATCGGTGGCTACGACATCCCCAAGGGATCAAACGTGCATGTTAACGTATGGGCAGTAGCCCGAGATCCAGCTGTGTGGAAGGACCCTGAAGAGTTCCGGCCAGAACGGTTCCTAGAGGAGGACGTGGATATGAAGGGTCATGATTTCCGATTGCTTCCATTTGGTGCAGGGAGGAGGGTGTGCCCTGGTGCACAGCTCGGGATCAACCTGGTGACATCCATGTTGGGTCACTTGTTGCACCACTTTTGTTGGACAACAGCGGAGGGAGTGAAGGCTGAGGAAATTGACTTGCTTGAAAACCCTGGACTGGTTGCTCATATGCGGACTCCATTGCAAGCTATTGCCACTCCTAGGCTGCCTTCTCATCTCTACAAACGTGTGGCCGCGGATATGTAA